Proteins from a single region of Halorubrum sp. 2020YC2:
- the kynU gene encoding kynureninase, protein MDDPYAPARDALAGEGLGWEGDGGGAAGDADADPARLAARLDEDDPLSGFADRYRVPDDLLYMDGNSLGPASDAALASLDRVVDEWRDLLIAGWTDADPPWFEVGERLGDALAPLVGAAPEEVVVGNSITVNIHTLVGTFLDELLAGNGPDREEFEAADGEWAPDGDPDADPAVLVNELDFPSDHYAIRAQLRQRGIDPDEKLRVVPSRDGRTIDPRDVEAALAAHEDIGVVFMPTALYRSGQLFDVERIAAAAHEAGAYAGFDAAHSAGAVPHEFDAAGVDFAVWCTYKYLNAGPGSIGALFVAGRHHGLTPALAGWWGHEKATQFEMNAAFTPADSAGAWQIGTPPLLAAAPLEGSVELLREAGIERLREKSLALTDFLIALVDDRLPEVSVGTPREHAGRGGHVALEHPEAERLSEALRDRGVVVDFRPPNVVRVCPAAPYTSFADVLEVVDVTEAILESGAHEAYATGDGGVT, encoded by the coding sequence ATGGACGATCCGTACGCTCCCGCGCGGGACGCGCTCGCGGGCGAGGGGCTCGGTTGGGAGGGCGACGGCGGGGGAGCGGCCGGCGACGCTGACGCCGATCCCGCCCGCCTCGCTGCCCGGCTCGACGAGGACGACCCGCTCTCCGGGTTCGCGGACCGGTACCGCGTGCCGGACGACCTACTGTACATGGACGGCAACTCGCTCGGGCCCGCGAGCGACGCGGCCCTCGCGAGCCTCGACCGCGTCGTCGACGAGTGGCGCGACCTGCTCATCGCGGGGTGGACCGACGCCGACCCGCCGTGGTTCGAGGTCGGGGAGCGGCTGGGCGACGCGCTCGCGCCGCTCGTGGGCGCGGCCCCCGAGGAGGTGGTCGTCGGCAACTCGATCACGGTGAACATCCACACGCTCGTCGGCACCTTCCTCGACGAGCTGCTGGCCGGGAACGGCCCGGACCGCGAGGAGTTCGAGGCCGCCGACGGGGAGTGGGCGCCGGACGGCGACCCCGACGCGGACCCCGCGGTCCTCGTCAACGAACTCGACTTCCCCTCCGACCACTACGCGATCCGGGCGCAACTGCGCCAGCGCGGGATCGACCCCGACGAGAAGCTCCGAGTCGTTCCGAGCCGCGACGGCCGGACGATCGACCCGCGAGACGTCGAGGCCGCGCTGGCGGCGCACGAGGATATCGGGGTCGTCTTCATGCCGACCGCGCTGTACCGCTCCGGCCAGCTGTTCGACGTGGAGCGGATCGCCGCGGCCGCCCACGAAGCGGGCGCGTACGCCGGCTTCGACGCGGCCCACTCCGCGGGCGCCGTCCCGCACGAGTTCGACGCGGCGGGCGTCGACTTCGCGGTGTGGTGTACGTACAAGTACCTCAACGCCGGCCCCGGCTCGATCGGCGCGCTGTTCGTCGCGGGGCGCCACCACGGGCTCACCCCCGCCCTCGCGGGGTGGTGGGGCCACGAGAAGGCGACGCAGTTCGAGATGAACGCCGCGTTCACCCCCGCCGACTCGGCGGGCGCGTGGCAGATCGGCACCCCGCCGCTGCTCGCGGCCGCGCCGCTCGAAGGCTCCGTCGAACTACTCCGGGAGGCCGGGATCGAGCGCTTACGCGAGAAGTCGCTCGCCTTGACCGACTTCCTCATCGCCCTCGTCGACGACCGGCTCCCCGAGGTGTCGGTCGGCACGCCCCGCGAACACGCCGGCCGGGGCGGTCACGTCGCCCTCGAACACCCCGAGGCCGAGCGACTGAGCGAGGCGCTCAGGGACCGGGGCGTCGTCGTCGACTTCCGCCCGCCGAACGTGGTGCGCGTCTGTCCGGCGGCCCCCTACACCTCCTTTGCCGACGTGCTGGAAGTCGTCGACGTGACCGAGGCGATCCTCGAATCGGGCGCACACGAGGCGTACGCGACGGGCGACGGCGGCGTGACGTAG
- the leuS gene encoding leucine--tRNA ligase encodes MSQEGYDHATVEERWQEAWDDADVYHVPDDAADPTYVLGMYPYPSGKLHMGHVRNYTITDAYARYRRMRGDDVLHPMGWDAFGLPAENAAKERDTNPRDWTFDCIDTMRGQMKSMGFGYDWDREVTTCTPDYYRWNQWLFRRFHEAGLVERRDAEVNWCPSCETVLADEQVEGDDELCWRCDTPVETRELDQWFLKITEYADELLEAIDDLEGWPDSVRQMQRNWIGRQYGSEVDFEVGEARSASNGGGEGTEPREYGAVTAFTTRVDTIHGATFFAIAPDHPIAEELAAEDADVRRFVEEEADPDGDEPNGVETGLTATNPVTGEEIPVYVADFVLSDVGTGALMAVPAHDERDHAFATKKDVEIRPVIAPEPDDWDGETVPDAPDVEEEAFTEDGVVIDSGEYSGLDSETAREKITADVDGASEATQYRLRDWGISRQRYWGTPIPIVNCDDCGAVPVPDEDLPVELPEFINTTGNPLDAADEWQATTCPECGGPATRETDTMDTFVDSSWYFLRYVSPDLEDAPFDLDRANDWMPVDQYVGGIEHAVMHLLYSRFFTKVLADEEELEHREPFTNLLAQGMVQLEGEKMSKSVGNVVSPQRIVDEYGADTARLFMMEAAQPERDFDWSEEGVRSTHRFLTRLSDLVEAFAAGEVALAGDGDAGAADRDEIDDYVADETDAAVAIAGAEYDDLTFNVALREAQDLVRTLRSYREYADPHPAVFERGVGVAVRLLAPVAPHLAEELWETLGRDRFVAEAEWPTASVDRDTVEKRRRLVTNTREDVRDIVDVAGIDDPERIDVVVAPDWKYDALSIAIDSDADNLISELMGESHIRERGDAAASYGQDLQANREALRETLGGDAEYDALRAAAWLIEREFDAPVRVERAADADESVVAKAEPGRPAIDIVE; translated from the coding sequence ATGTCTCAGGAGGGATACGACCACGCGACGGTCGAGGAACGCTGGCAGGAGGCGTGGGACGACGCCGACGTCTACCACGTCCCGGACGACGCCGCGGACCCGACGTACGTCCTCGGGATGTACCCGTACCCGTCCGGGAAGCTCCACATGGGCCACGTCCGCAACTACACGATCACGGACGCGTACGCCCGCTACCGCCGGATGCGCGGCGACGACGTGCTCCACCCGATGGGGTGGGACGCGTTCGGCCTGCCCGCCGAGAACGCCGCGAAGGAGCGGGATACCAACCCCCGCGACTGGACCTTCGACTGCATCGACACGATGCGCGGGCAGATGAAGTCGATGGGGTTCGGCTACGACTGGGACCGCGAGGTCACCACCTGCACGCCCGACTACTACCGGTGGAACCAGTGGCTGTTCCGCCGCTTCCACGAGGCCGGCCTCGTGGAGCGCCGCGACGCCGAGGTGAACTGGTGTCCCTCCTGTGAGACCGTCTTGGCCGACGAGCAGGTCGAGGGCGACGACGAGCTGTGCTGGCGCTGTGACACGCCCGTCGAGACCCGCGAGCTGGACCAGTGGTTCCTGAAGATAACCGAGTACGCCGACGAGCTGCTGGAGGCCATCGACGACCTGGAGGGGTGGCCGGACTCCGTCCGCCAGATGCAGCGCAACTGGATCGGTCGGCAGTACGGGAGCGAGGTCGACTTCGAGGTCGGCGAGGCGCGGAGCGCCTCGAACGGAGGCGGCGAGGGGACCGAGCCGCGGGAGTACGGCGCAGTTACCGCCTTCACGACCCGCGTCGACACGATCCACGGCGCGACGTTCTTCGCGATCGCGCCCGACCACCCGATAGCGGAGGAGCTGGCCGCGGAGGACGCCGACGTCCGCCGCTTCGTCGAGGAGGAGGCCGACCCCGACGGCGACGAGCCGAACGGCGTGGAAACCGGCCTCACGGCCACGAACCCCGTCACGGGCGAGGAGATCCCCGTCTACGTCGCGGACTTCGTCCTCTCGGACGTGGGGACGGGCGCGCTGATGGCGGTGCCCGCCCACGACGAGCGCGACCACGCGTTCGCGACGAAGAAGGACGTCGAGATCCGCCCGGTCATCGCGCCGGAACCCGACGACTGGGACGGGGAGACGGTCCCCGACGCCCCCGACGTGGAGGAGGAAGCGTTCACCGAGGACGGCGTCGTGATCGACTCCGGCGAGTACAGCGGGCTCGACAGCGAGACCGCCCGGGAGAAGATTACGGCCGACGTCGACGGCGCGAGCGAGGCGACCCAGTACCGCCTGCGCGACTGGGGCATCTCCCGGCAGCGCTACTGGGGGACGCCGATTCCGATCGTGAACTGCGACGACTGCGGCGCGGTGCCGGTGCCCGACGAGGACCTGCCCGTCGAGCTGCCCGAGTTCATCAACACGACCGGGAACCCGCTGGACGCCGCCGACGAGTGGCAGGCGACGACCTGCCCGGAGTGCGGCGGGCCCGCGACCCGCGAGACGGACACGATGGACACGTTCGTCGACTCCTCGTGGTACTTCCTGCGGTACGTCTCGCCGGACCTCGAGGACGCCCCCTTCGACCTCGACCGCGCGAACGACTGGATGCCGGTCGACCAGTACGTGGGCGGCATCGAACACGCCGTGATGCACCTGCTGTACTCGCGCTTTTTCACGAAGGTGTTGGCCGATGAGGAGGAGTTAGAACACCGCGAGCCGTTCACGAACCTGCTGGCGCAGGGGATGGTCCAACTGGAGGGCGAGAAGATGTCCAAATCGGTGGGGAACGTCGTCTCGCCGCAGCGGATCGTCGACGAGTACGGCGCCGACACCGCGCGGCTGTTCATGATGGAGGCCGCCCAGCCCGAGCGCGACTTCGACTGGTCTGAGGAGGGCGTCAGGTCCACCCACCGCTTTTTAACCCGCCTCAGCGACCTCGTCGAGGCGTTCGCCGCGGGCGAGGTGGCGCTCGCCGGGGACGGCGACGCCGGGGCCGCCGACCGCGATGAGATCGACGACTACGTGGCCGACGAGACCGACGCCGCGGTCGCCATCGCGGGCGCGGAGTACGACGACCTCACGTTCAACGTCGCGCTCCGCGAGGCGCAGGATCTCGTCCGCACCCTCCGGAGCTACCGCGAGTACGCCGACCCGCACCCCGCCGTCTTCGAGCGCGGCGTCGGCGTCGCGGTCCGCCTGCTCGCGCCGGTCGCGCCCCACCTCGCGGAGGAGCTATGGGAGACGCTCGGGCGGGACAGGTTCGTCGCGGAGGCCGAGTGGCCGACCGCGAGCGTCGACCGCGACACCGTCGAGAAGCGGCGCCGGCTGGTGACTAACACCCGCGAGGACGTGCGCGACATCGTCGACGTCGCCGGCATCGACGACCCCGAGCGGATCGACGTGGTCGTCGCGCCCGACTGGAAGTACGACGCCCTGTCGATCGCTATCGACAGCGACGCCGACAACCTGATCTCGGAGCTGATGGGCGAGAGCCACATCCGCGAGCGGGGGGACGCCGCCGCCTCGTACGGGCAGGACCTTCAGGCGAACCGCGAGGCGTTACGGGAGACGCTCGGCGGCGACGCCGAGTACGACGCGCTGCGCGCGGCCGCGTGGCTGATCGAGCGGGAGTTCGACGCGCCGGTCCGCGTCGAGCGCGCCGCGGACGCCGACGAGAGCGTGGTCGCCAAGGCCGAGCCGGGACGCCCCGCGATCGACATCGTCGAGTAG
- the hisE gene encoding phosphoribosyl-ATP diphosphatase yields the protein MSEPTEGDGGAAVDPEPGEDPDVPSGAVLDELFATIESRKEELPEGSYTASLFTHEKGENAVLEKIGEETTEAILAAKDDDREELTAESADLVYHLLVLLAMKDLEVDDLREELRDRF from the coding sequence GTGAGCGAGCCGACCGAGGGCGACGGCGGGGCGGCGGTCGACCCCGAACCCGGCGAGGACCCGGACGTGCCGTCCGGGGCCGTCCTCGACGAGCTGTTCGCCACCATCGAGTCGCGGAAGGAGGAGCTTCCCGAGGGGTCGTACACCGCCTCCCTCTTCACCCACGAGAAGGGCGAGAACGCCGTCTTAGAGAAGATAGGCGAGGAGACGACCGAGGCCATCCTCGCGGCGAAGGACGACGACCGCGAGGAGCTGACCGCGGAGAGCGCGGACCTCGTCTACCACCTGCTCGTCCTGCTCGCGATGAAGGACCTCGAGGTCGACGACCTGCGCGAGGAGCTCCGAGACCGCTTTTAG
- the pdxT gene encoding pyridoxal 5'-phosphate synthase glutaminase subunit PdxT, with the protein MKAGVIAVQGDVAEHAAAVRNAAAAHDESAEVVEIREAGIVPDCDVLLMPGGESTTISRLIHREGIAAEIEDHVASGKPVLATCAGLIVCSNDAKDDRVEPLGLVDVSVDRNAFGRQKDSFEAAIPVDGLDDPFHAVFIRAPAIDDAGDGVETLATVDGRPVAVRDGPVVATAFHPELTDDPRIHDLAFFPEREVVA; encoded by the coding sequence ATGAAAGCAGGCGTCATCGCCGTTCAGGGCGACGTGGCCGAGCACGCGGCCGCCGTCCGCAACGCCGCGGCCGCCCACGACGAGTCCGCGGAGGTCGTCGAGATCCGAGAGGCGGGGATCGTCCCCGACTGCGACGTCCTCCTCATGCCGGGCGGAGAGTCGACGACCATCTCGCGGCTGATCCACCGCGAGGGGATCGCCGCCGAGATCGAGGACCACGTCGCGAGCGGGAAGCCCGTCCTCGCGACCTGCGCCGGGCTCATCGTCTGCTCGAACGACGCGAAAGACGACCGGGTGGAGCCGCTAGGGCTGGTCGACGTCTCCGTCGACCGCAACGCGTTCGGCCGGCAGAAGGACTCCTTCGAGGCGGCGATCCCGGTCGACGGACTCGACGACCCGTTCCACGCCGTGTTCATCCGCGCGCCCGCCATCGACGACGCCGGCGACGGCGTCGAAACGCTCGCGACGGTCGACGGGCGCCCCGTGGCGGTTCGCGACGGCCCGGTCGTCGCCACCGCGTTCCACCCCGAACTCACCGACGACCCGCGGATCCACGACCTCGCCTTCTTCCCCGAGCGGGAGGTGGTCGCGTGA
- a CDS encoding preprotein translocase subunit Sec61beta: MSGSNSGGLMSSAGLVRYFENEDRNAIAIDPKTVVAFCVLFGVFVQILSLTVA; this comes from the coding sequence ATGAGTGGTTCCAACTCCGGCGGGCTGATGTCCAGCGCGGGACTGGTCCGCTACTTCGAGAACGAGGACCGGAACGCCATCGCGATAGACCCCAAGACGGTCGTCGCGTTCTGCGTCCTCTTCGGCGTGTTCGTCCAGATCCTCTCGCTGACCGTCGCGTAG
- a CDS encoding thioredoxin domain-containing protein yields MTVRLLDFHAEWCGPCKTQDPILEEIQEDLGDAFELQKVDVDEEQDVANQYQVRSLPTLIVENDDGVVDRFVGVTQREDIEAALSEAGA; encoded by the coding sequence ATGACCGTTCGACTGCTGGATTTCCACGCCGAGTGGTGCGGCCCGTGTAAGACCCAAGACCCTATCCTAGAGGAGATTCAGGAGGACCTCGGCGACGCGTTCGAGCTCCAGAAGGTCGACGTCGACGAGGAGCAGGACGTGGCGAACCAGTACCAGGTCCGCTCGCTCCCGACGCTCATCGTCGAGAACGACGACGGCGTCGTCGACCGCTTCGTCGGCGTCACGCAGCGCGAGGACATCGAGGCCGCCCTCTCCGAAGCGGGCGCCTAA
- a CDS encoding 50S ribosomal protein L40e translates to MAKFDAAERRMLDRQICMRCNARNASEAERCRKCGYTNLRPKATERRAA, encoded by the coding sequence ATGGCCAAATTCGACGCCGCCGAACGCCGCATGCTCGACCGACAGATCTGTATGCGCTGTAACGCCCGCAACGCCTCCGAGGCCGAGCGCTGCCGCAAGTGCGGCTACACCAACCTCCGCCCGAAGGCGACCGAGCGCCGCGCCGCGTAA
- a CDS encoding MBL fold metallo-hydrolase → MEPIAVTADAEEFTCNAYLVVGDATTLVDAGTMPGVDDVIADALDDAGADGLDRVVVTHQHYDHVEELDAVVDRFDPRVFAYADHPHRDVALEDGDEMLVGNEPCDVVYTPGHADDHVSLVGEERLYSGDVVVYNDGAFDDGSFGRTDMDGQSRERLIESLHEILDRMPDTTEAMFPGHGDAYRAADGPDTVREVIERATERAERREPKYPDE, encoded by the coding sequence ATGGAGCCAATCGCCGTCACCGCGGACGCGGAGGAGTTCACCTGCAACGCGTACCTCGTCGTCGGGGACGCGACGACGCTCGTCGACGCGGGAACGATGCCCGGCGTCGACGACGTGATAGCCGACGCGCTCGACGACGCCGGCGCCGACGGACTCGACCGGGTCGTGGTGACCCACCAGCACTACGACCACGTCGAGGAGCTAGACGCCGTGGTCGACCGCTTCGACCCGCGGGTGTTCGCGTACGCCGACCACCCGCACCGCGACGTCGCGCTCGAAGACGGCGACGAGATGCTCGTCGGCAACGAACCCTGCGACGTCGTCTACACGCCGGGTCACGCCGACGACCACGTCTCGCTCGTCGGCGAGGAGCGACTCTACTCGGGCGACGTGGTCGTCTACAACGACGGCGCCTTCGACGACGGCTCGTTCGGTCGCACCGACATGGACGGCCAGTCGCGCGAGCGCCTGATCGAGAGCCTTCACGAGATTCTCGACCGCATGCCCGACACCACGGAAGCCATGTTCCCCGGTCACGGCGACGCCTACCGCGCCGCCGACGGCCCGGACACCGTCCGTGAGGTGATCGAGCGCGCGACGGAGCGCGCCGAGCGCCGCGAGCCGAAGTATCCCGACGAGTGA
- a CDS encoding DUF5786 family protein: MGFGSYDESEQENQDLDADFDDDDGVRAAQETHQGSVDYEPGASNDELLDRLQEIKSEDA, from the coding sequence ATGGGCTTCGGCAGCTACGATGAGTCCGAACAGGAGAATCAGGACCTGGACGCGGACTTCGACGACGACGACGGCGTCCGGGCTGCTCAGGAGACCCATCAGGGGTCCGTCGACTACGAGCCCGGCGCCTCGAACGACGAGCTTCTCGACCGGCTCCAAGAGATCAAGTCCGAGGACGCGTGA
- a CDS encoding DUF99 family protein translates to MTAPSRTLGVAFSDDRDASRAAGVVVRADGTPDGFAFARCTVGGTDATDAVVDCWRALDREDVRHVACAGVAPAWFNLLDLHRLREALDRPVYAVSYEASPGLEPALREAFDGDALHDRLATYRSLPPRVPVDSPESGDPRFVRAVGVDPERAAAAVTGLTRDGFRRCEPLRIAALAASAHREAAAGE, encoded by the coding sequence GTGACCGCGCCGAGCCGCACGCTCGGCGTCGCCTTCTCTGACGACCGCGACGCGAGCCGCGCGGCCGGCGTCGTTGTCCGCGCCGACGGGACGCCCGACGGCTTCGCGTTCGCGCGGTGCACCGTCGGCGGCACGGACGCGACCGACGCGGTCGTCGACTGCTGGCGCGCGCTCGACCGCGAGGACGTCCGCCACGTCGCCTGCGCGGGCGTCGCGCCGGCGTGGTTCAACCTCCTCGACCTCCACCGACTCCGCGAGGCGCTCGACCGCCCCGTCTACGCCGTGAGCTACGAGGCGAGCCCCGGGCTCGAACCGGCGCTCCGCGAGGCGTTCGACGGCGACGCGCTCCACGACCGCCTCGCGACGTACCGGTCGCTCCCGCCCCGTGTCCCGGTCGACTCTCCGGAGTCCGGCGATCCCCGCTTCGTCCGCGCCGTCGGGGTCGACCCCGAGCGCGCCGCCGCGGCCGTCACGGGGCTCACCCGCGACGGCTTCCGGCGCTGCGAGCCGCTCCGGATCGCCGCCCTCGCGGCGAGCGCGCACCGCGAGGCGGCGGCGGGCGAGTGA
- a CDS encoding uracil-DNA glycosylase, translating into MSEHGGDGAGLDEELRLSACERCPALVESRSRIVDGVGPTDADLLFVGEGPGATEDEEGEPFVGRSGDVLDDALRDAGLARADVRITNCVRCRPPDNRDPTTEELANCRGHLEAEIDRLDPELLVTLGKVPSEHLLDRSVAITAESGDVVDARLAGESRRVLLSVHPAATLYDRSQRDGFFETIARAAELSGVGDRAGDDADGQSRLGEF; encoded by the coding sequence ATGAGCGAACACGGCGGCGACGGCGCCGGTCTCGACGAGGAGCTCCGCCTGTCTGCCTGCGAGCGGTGTCCCGCGCTGGTCGAGTCGCGGAGCCGGATCGTCGACGGCGTCGGCCCGACGGACGCCGACCTGCTGTTCGTCGGTGAGGGTCCCGGCGCCACCGAGGACGAGGAGGGCGAGCCGTTCGTGGGGCGGTCCGGCGACGTGCTCGACGACGCGCTGCGCGACGCCGGGCTCGCCCGGGCAGACGTGCGGATCACGAACTGCGTGCGCTGCCGGCCGCCCGACAACCGCGACCCGACGACCGAGGAGCTGGCGAACTGCCGCGGCCACCTCGAAGCGGAGATCGACCGGCTCGACCCCGAGCTGCTGGTGACGCTCGGGAAGGTGCCGAGCGAACACCTCCTCGACCGGTCGGTTGCGATCACCGCGGAGTCGGGCGACGTGGTCGACGCGCGCCTCGCCGGCGAGTCGCGGCGGGTGCTCTTATCCGTCCACCCGGCGGCGACGCTGTACGACCGCAGCCAGCGCGACGGCTTCTTCGAGACGATAGCCCGGGCCGCCGAGCTGAGCGGCGTCGGGGACCGGGCGGGAGACGACGCCGACGGTCAGTCGCGGCTGGGTGAGTTCTGA
- a CDS encoding PhnD/SsuA/transferrin family substrate-binding protein — protein MSDNRWSANRRTFVKTAGAAGAIGLAGCSGNGGTSGETDGTPTAQFILNPAEADVEIEQQYQPMFEYLESEVEVEIEADRAESYTATLQSMRNDQGEIADISPSAVIAGEDVIDVVGIRIAYGAAQYFSTITTTPDSGIESLSDLEGELIYMGDILSVSGTLVPLTVLQDAGLDVGSAPDGDANDFNAEYSDHTTAREQMVERDDVMAATTGAFSSAPYVPQAQFEEMSQDFVDISAEYEGAGDEIESSGTELQLLSVSDPLPRAPLATRSSWDSPVKSELEEAILNVSEDDLSHGDDYDGEPLWFTGVQEGSIDDYDPIATVLDELGLEFEDLS, from the coding sequence ATGTCCGACAACAGGTGGTCGGCGAACCGGCGAACGTTTGTCAAAACAGCGGGCGCGGCCGGCGCGATCGGTCTCGCGGGATGTTCCGGTAACGGCGGCACGTCGGGCGAGACCGACGGGACCCCGACGGCCCAGTTCATCCTGAACCCCGCAGAGGCGGACGTCGAGATCGAACAGCAGTACCAGCCGATGTTCGAGTACCTCGAGTCCGAGGTCGAAGTCGAGATCGAGGCCGACCGCGCGGAGAGCTACACCGCGACGCTCCAGTCGATGCGGAACGACCAGGGCGAGATCGCTGACATCTCCCCGTCGGCCGTCATCGCCGGCGAGGACGTGATCGACGTGGTCGGCATCCGAATCGCGTACGGCGCGGCGCAGTACTTCTCGACTATCACGACGACGCCCGACAGCGGAATCGAGTCGCTCTCCGACCTCGAAGGGGAGCTCATCTACATGGGGGACATCCTCTCGGTGTCCGGGACGCTCGTCCCGCTCACCGTCCTTCAGGACGCCGGTCTCGACGTCGGCAGCGCGCCCGACGGCGACGCGAACGACTTCAACGCGGAGTACTCGGACCACACCACCGCGCGCGAACAGATGGTCGAGCGCGACGACGTGATGGCGGCGACGACCGGCGCGTTCTCCTCCGCTCCCTACGTCCCGCAGGCGCAGTTCGAGGAGATGTCGCAGGACTTCGTCGACATCTCCGCCGAGTACGAGGGCGCCGGCGACGAGATCGAGTCGTCCGGCACCGAGCTCCAGCTGCTCTCCGTCTCCGACCCGCTCCCGCGGGCTCCGCTCGCGACCCGGTCCAGCTGGGACAGCCCCGTCAAGTCCGAGCTCGAGGAGGCCATCCTGAACGTGTCCGAGGACGACCTCAGTCACGGCGACGACTACGACGGGGAGCCGCTCTGGTTCACCGGCGTTCAGGAGGGAAGCATCGACGACTACGACCCGATCGCGACGGTGCTCGACGAGCTCGGTCTCGAGTTCGAAGACCTTTCGTAA
- a CDS encoding phosphonate ABC transporter ATP-binding protein encodes MSRITVDGVTKRFGETVALDDVSFEVPQGEFVIVLGVSGSGKSTLLRCMNALATPTEGEIRVGDDPVTSPRDDIAMIFQQHNIIDQMTAYSNALTGSLNRNSFLDSLLQLQDEGDKLQALEALETVGLLDEAQQSAKRMSGGQQQRVGIARALVQDPTILLADEPVASLDPGSSQQVMGYLRTAARKRDLTAVISLHQVNLARKFGERFIGLRDGKKVFDGYRDEFDMDTIDEIYGDIDTEGMFAPDEDRDIDDESESAAEGGSGDDASSKRGVSSGGMGQ; translated from the coding sequence ATGAGTCGCATCACAGTTGACGGGGTGACGAAGCGGTTCGGTGAGACCGTCGCGCTCGACGACGTCTCCTTCGAGGTTCCGCAGGGCGAGTTCGTCATCGTTCTCGGCGTCTCCGGGTCCGGAAAGTCGACGCTGCTTCGGTGTATGAACGCGCTCGCAACCCCCACCGAGGGCGAGATCAGAGTGGGGGACGACCCCGTCACGAGTCCCCGTGACGACATCGCGATGATCTTCCAACAGCACAACATCATCGACCAGATGACCGCGTACTCCAACGCGCTCACCGGGTCGCTCAACCGGAACTCGTTCCTCGACTCGCTGCTCCAGCTACAGGACGAGGGGGACAAGCTGCAGGCGCTGGAGGCGCTCGAAACCGTTGGCCTGCTCGACGAGGCCCAACAGAGCGCGAAGCGCATGTCAGGGGGCCAACAACAGCGGGTCGGCATCGCTCGGGCGCTGGTACAGGACCCGACGATCCTGCTGGCCGACGAGCCGGTCGCCAGCCTCGACCCGGGCTCCTCACAGCAGGTGATGGGGTACCTTCGCACCGCCGCGCGCAAGCGCGACTTGACGGCCGTCATCAGCCTCCACCAGGTGAACCTCGCCCGGAAGTTCGGCGAGCGCTTCATCGGCCTCCGCGACGGGAAGAAGGTGTTCGACGGCTACCGCGACGAGTTCGACATGGACACTATCGACGAGATCTACGGGGACATCGACACGGAGGGAATGTTCGCGCCCGACGAGGACCGCGACATCGACGACGAGAGCGAGTCGGCCGCCGAGGGCGGCTCCGGTGACGACGCCTCGTCGAAGCGCGGCGTCTCCAGCGGGGGGATGGGCCAGTGA